One segment of Bombus pascuorum chromosome 6, iyBomPasc1.1, whole genome shotgun sequence DNA contains the following:
- the LOC132907985 gene encoding uncharacterized protein LOC132907985 isoform X2, translated as MLQCCGVGGGASTAPQAPQLQDTGSAVGITTSTKTTIMQDAVLESILEQMRETEARKADLERQHAEAQNQLHEKIAGRYQGPESVEALQSKIRELEKKTELQMVRHEELSLELTSLRRARSRGPMVGHSTVPTTWPPTGSEIDRIIAKIEQDNSASRMIHDLDHTRGSVTTQQPSVTQGILRSSSENLPNLCQHQHPPPHALNLGMPTQMSHYAGSPMPLTPMMPGCPPLTPNGPPYHYSEAIPPAPSLSTSQSQPVFQQKMQQYQQQQPTHTELQSSHSQSVLQAQQKQQTHTHYTSNQYQESYPHTQTYQQPLQQQQQQQPQHSASTTYLTSSSQSILPHYSQPTQTAQSFQLNGSQQATTYPSLSITSHPNGTYSTGASSFSTQLPHHNFSVPQTSIPQTTLSSLPPYSTSSFHSTLGALTSVPQTALSFSSVPSSFVTSGSTYSTVGTNAFGTSGVSSGTTSTGLLQAISDPLQAMQQLSAQSQVNQLQQQAIIQQIQQSLRASSPTAPATTGHHFLGSRQMPKIPSSILPNPLDRLTNDNIVTEGQVDMLDIPGKGRCYVYIARFTYEPFQHSPNENPEAELPVQGGDYLLVWGQPDEDGFLDAETLDGRRGLVPANFVQKLIGDDLLEFHQAVLGLRDVDDSASTNIPQCYLQDIDLELAALEEGNRNRQAELSAYAELDNIAEEDEQEPPEVYLFSDLVPAPQHLTLERQLNKSVLIGWTAPENTHQLESYHVYVDGVLKVTVKATERTRALVEGVDSTRPHRISVRSVTHSRRTSRDAACTMVIGKDVALGPTAVKASNVTATSAVISWMPSNSNHQHVVCVNNVEVRTVKPGVYRHTITGLAPSTIYRVTVKAKNLRATHFEDQNTQAANNLACHVHFKTLPKGLPDPPVDIQVEAGPQDGTLLVTWQPVALNGSAVTGYAVYADGKKVTDVDSPTGDHALVDIHKLMGLNPKHITVRTKSRESQSGDSCATAIPCSVLRGGTATHLQHGSTHMQDQGQPQPSGTGQVDDPNRHRMGVVGQRYPSTPVPSHIRRHGNTRVDSHGQVIIETDENLSDKEIYPGQSMSQMGVPEITKDSASEANYSEEDDPSRRGRGMPLHHGSQHRYGSQMGQQGLPGTHRPGRMGGPAGRPQDPYYEHSTQGSQRGRTSSYRGRGMQAQGGASHPSSSAQQMNKRTRWFVALFDYDPKRMSPNPDACEEELPFSEGDTIKVYGEKDADGFYWGECHGRRGYVPYNMVEEIKDPNQPGQGQSGRRGRWGDIYASMPVKKMIALYDYDPHELSPNVDSQVELAFQTGNEIYVYGDLDDDGFYMGELNGVRGLVPSNFLTEAPDQPSQGQLPPGNRRPPGQSQGPGVRGPPPPPREPPTGHRRGKDACIVPVSVPVCHLDSRQQQQQQQPPSLMNNQQHQLQHQQNNPPHLAYQQANHHSYTTVTTSNQHGPTPMGAHQQGPVPPHLQQQGKGRGGAINRGSNVPGGMQGLGQQDYQQQNQPYQQQQQNPQNQNYQPQNQGYQQQGAGFGPQGQQFQQQQPQQQQQQQPNQPYSQQNQGSSMQGNQGTSKPMRGIPTVLPTPQAKAQPNTTQGQQQQPQQQQQQSTGPNLMQKFTEMAGASAGGDILSKGKELIFMKFGLGK; from the exons ATGTTGCAGTGCTGTGGTGTTGGAGGTGGCGCTTCCACGGCACCTCAGGCTCCGCAGCTGCAGGATACCGGATCTGCTGTCGGGATTACCACCTCCACGAAAACCACCATCATGCAGGACGCAGTTCTTGAATCCATCCTCGAG CAAATGCGTGAAACGGAAGCTCGAAAAGCGGATCTGGAGCGCCAACATGCAGAGGCACAGAATCAGCTACACGAAAAGATAGCAGGACGATATCAAGGCCCGGAATCGGTTGAAGCATTGCAATCAAAGATAAGGGAACTTGAAAAGAAGACGGAGTTACAGATGGTCAGGCACGAAGAATTGTCCTTGGAATTAACAAGCCTGAGACGTGCACGAAGCAGAGGACCTATGGTGGGTCACTCGACGGTCCCGACTACTTGGCCTCCGACTGGTTCTGAAATTGACAGAATAATAGCAAAGATAGAACAAGATAATAG TGCTAGTAGAATGATACACGATTTGGATCATACTCGAGGATCCGTTACTACGCAACAACCCTCAGTTACACAGGGTATTTTGCGATCTAGCTCGGAAAACCTTCCTAATCTCTGTCAACATCAGCATCCACCTCCACATGCTTTGAACCTAGGAATGCCAACACAGATGAGCCAC TATGCAGGTTCACCTATGCCCTTAACGCCAATGATGCCAGGCTGTCCACCACTGACTCCGAACGGACCGCCGTATCACTACAGCGAAGCAATTCCACCAGCACCGTCGCTCTCCACTAGTCAATCGCAACCTGTTTTTCAACAAAAGATGCAACAGTATCAACAACAGCAACCGACACATACCGAGTTACAGAGCTCTCATTCTCAAAGTGTTCTGCAGGCACAGCAGAAGCAACAAACGCACACCCATTATACGAGTAATCAGTATCAGGAGAGTTATCCGCATACGCAAACCTATCAGCAGCCGCtccagcagcaacaacaacaacagccaCAACATTCGGCCTCTACAACGTACCTGACGTCATCGAGCCAAAGCATATTACCTCATTACTCCCAGCCCACACAGACCGCCCAAAGTTTTCAATTGAATGGAAGTCAGCAG GCAACGACATATCCAAGTTTGTCCATTACGTCGCATCCAAACGGAACCTATAGTACAGGAGCGAGTAGCTTTAGTACTCAACTACCGCATCACAACTTTTCCGTTCCACAGACAAGTATCCCACAAACTACGTTATCCTCGTTGCCACCCTATTCGACATCCTCCTTTCACTCTACTTTGGGTGCGCTTACCAGTGTACCTCAAACCGCTCTTTCCTTTTCGAGCGTACCGAGCAGTTTCGTCACTAGCGGATCGACCTATTCCACCGTCGGGACCAATGCTTTTGGCACGTCAGGCGTAAGCTCAG GAACCACATCGACAGGCTTATTACAAGCGATAAGCGATCCTCTTCAAGCGATGCAGCAACTTTCTGCTCAGTCTCAAGTCAATCAACTTCAACAGCAAGCTATCATCCAGCAGATTCAGCAAAGTTTACGCGCCAGTTCGCCGACAGCGCCTGCTACGACGGGTCATCATTTCCTTGGTTCAAGACAGATGCCAAAGATACCCAGTAGTATACTTCCTAATCCATTGGATCGACTGACCAATGACAATATTGTAACAGAGGGTCAAGTGGACATGCTGGATATACCCGGCAAAGGCAGATGTTACGTCTATATTGCTCGTTTTACATACGAGCCATTTCAACACTCGCCAAACGAAAATCCAGAAGCGGAGTTGCCTGTTCAGGGAGGCGATTATCTTCTTGTTTGGGGACAACCGGACGAAGATGGTTTTCTCGATGCAGAAACTCTTGACGGTAGACGCGGTCTCGTTCCAGCTAATTTCGTCCAAAAATTAATCGGCGATGACCTATTAGAATTTCATCAAGCCGTTCTTGGCCTCAGAGACGTTGATGATTCTGCTTCGACTAATATTCCCCAA tGTTATCTCCAGGATATTGATCTGGAGTTAGCGGCTTTAGAAGAAGGAAATCGAAATCGACAAGCTGAACTATCTGCTTACGCGGAGCTTGATAATATAGCGGAAGAAGACGAACAAGAGCCACCAG AAGTCTACCTGTTTTCGGACCTAGTTCCGGCGCCGCAGCACCTCACACTCGAGCGGCAATTGAACAAGAGCGTCTTAATTGGTTGGACGGCACCAGAAAATACTCATCAGTTGGAGTCCTATCACGTCTACGTGGACGGAGTGTTGAAGGTTACTGTGAAAGCAACTGAGAGGACCAGAGCATTGGTCGAGGGGGTTGATTCCACCAGG CCACACAGGATAAGCGTGCGATCAGTGACGCATTCACGAAGAACGTCTCGTGATGCCGCTTGCACAATGGTGATCGGTAAGGATGTAGCCTTGGGTCCAACTGCTGTCAAGGCGTCGAACGTAACCGCCACCAGTGCTGTCATATCGTGGATGCCGAGCAATAGTAATCATCAACACGTGGTTTGCGTGAATAACGTCGAAGTTAGGACGGTGAAGCCTGGTGTTTACAGACACACAATTACTGGTTTAGCACCCTCGACGATCTATAGGGTGACTGTTAAAGCGAAGAACCTGAGAGCGACGCACTTCGAGGACCAAAACACTCAAGCGGCAAACAATTTAGCATGTCACGTCCATTTCAAAACGTTGCCCAAAGGATTACCTGATCCTCCGGTCGATATCCAG GTGGAGGCTGGACCGCAGGACGGCACTTTGCTAGTGACCTGGCAGCCTGTTGCCCTAAACGGTTCGGCCGTCACCGGTTACGCGGTGTATGCCGATGGAAAAAAGGTCACCGACGTAGACAGCCCCACTGGTGACCACGCTCTGGTGGACATACATAAGCTTATGGGCTTGAACCCAAAGCACATCACAGTTAGGACAAAAAGCAGGGAAAGTCAATCGGGCGATAGCTGTGCTACTGCCATTCCTTGTAGCGTTCTTCGTGGCGGGACCGCGACTCATTTGCAACATGGATCTACGCACATGCAAGATCAAGGACAACCTCAGCCTTCCGGCACCGGGCAAGTGGACGACCCGAATAGACATCGTATGGGAGTTGTAGGTCAGAGATATCCATCGACTCCTGTACCATCTCACATAAGGCGACACGGCAATACTAGGGTTGACTCTCACGGCCAAGTTATCATCGAGACTGACGAAAATCTATccgataaagaaatttatccTGGACAGAGCATGTCCCAGATGG GAGTTCCAGAGATCACCAAAGATTCGGCAAGCGAAGCGAATTACAGCGAGGAAGATGATCCGTCACGCAGAGGTAGAGGAATGCCGTTGCATCATGGCAGCCAACATCGATACGGATCACAAATGGGACAGCAAGGACTTCCTGGGACACATCGACCCGGGAGAATGGGTGGTCCTGCTGGTAGACCTCAAGATCCTTACTATGAACACTCGACACAAG GAAGTCAGAGAGGTAGGACTTCTAGTTACCGTGGACGGGGAATGCAAGCTCAAGGTGGTGCCAGTCATCCATCGAGCAGTGCACAACAAATGAACAAGAGAACACGCTGGTTCGTTGCTCTATTCGATTATGACCCGAAAAGAATGTCACCCAATCCAGACGCATGCGAAGAAGAATTGCCATTCTCTGAAGGCGATACGATTAAG GTGTACGGTGAAAAAGACGCGGATGGATTTTATTGGGGAGAATGTCATGGTAGACGAGGATACGTTCCTTACAACATGGtcgaagaaattaaagatcCGAACCAGCCAGGACAGGGACAGTCAGGAAGGAGAGGAAGATGGGGAGATATCTACGCTAGCATGCCTGTAAAGAAAATGATAGCACTATACGATTATGACCCTCACGAATTATCTCCCAATGTCGATTCC CAAGTGGAACTGGCATTTCAAactggaaatgaaatttatgtctATGGTGATTTGGACGATGATGGATTTTATATGGGTGAATTAAATGGTGTGCGTGGCCTAGTACCGAGCAATTTCCTCACTGAAGCGCCTGATCAGCCGTCACAAGGACAACTTCCTCCAGGAAACAGAAGACCTCCTGGTCAAAGTCAAGGACCCGGAGTAAGAGGACCGCCTCCTCCGCCTCGAGAACCTCCTACTGGTCATCGACGAGGCAAAG ATGCCTGCATTGTGCCTGTGTCTGTCCCTGTCTGTCACTTAGACTCtagacaacaacaacaacaacaacaaccacCATCACTAATGAACAACCAACAACATCAACTCCAACATCAACAAAACAATCCACCGCATCTAGCGTACCAACAAGCGAATCACCACAGCTACACGACTGTAACCACGTCCAATCAACATGGGCCCACACCTATGGGTGCCCATCAGCAAGGCCCCGTACCACCCCACCTTCAACAGCAG GGGAAGGGGAGGGGAGGCGCGATCAATCGTGGTAGTAATGTGCCAGGAGGTATGCAGGGCCTTGGTCAGCAAGATTATCAGCAACAGAATCAACCGTACCAACAGCAACAGCAAAATCCTCAGAACCAAAACTATCAACCACAGAATCAAGGTTATCAACAGCAGGGTGCAGGATTCGGTCCCCAAGGCCAACAATTCCAGCAGCAACAGCctcagcagcagcaacagcagcaaccGAATCAGCCGTATTCGCAACAGAACCAAGGTTCCTCTATGCAAGGCAATCAGGGCACGAGTAAGCCGATGAGAGGAATACCAACGGTGTTACCGACGCCTCAAGCGAAGGCGCAACCGAATACTACTCAAGGCCAACAACAGCAACcacagcagcaacagcagcagagTACAGGGCCGAATCTGATGCAAAAATTCACGGAGATGGCCGGTGCGAGCGCTGGCGGCGATATCCTGTCGAAAGGGAAAGAACTGATTTTCATGAAGTTCGGACTAGGCAAGTGA
- the LOC132907985 gene encoding uncharacterized protein LOC132907985 isoform X4: MLQCCGVGGGASTAPQAPQLQDTGSAVGITTSTKTTIMQDAVLESILEQMRETEARKADLERQHAEAQNQLHEKIAGRYQGPESVEALQSKIRELEKKTELQMVRHEELSLELTSLRRARSRGPMVGHSTVPTTWPPTGSEIDRIIAKIEQDNSASRMIHDLDHTRGSVTTQQPSVTQGILRSSSENLPNLCQHQHPPPHALNLGMPTQMSHYAGSPMPLTPMMPGCPPLTPNGPPYHYSEAIPPAPSLSTSQSQPVFQQKMQQYQQQQPTHTELQSSHSQSVLQAQQKQQTHTHYTSNQYQESYPHTQTYQQPLQQQQQQQPQHSASTTYLTSSSQSILPHYSQPTQTAQSFQLNGSQQATTYPSLSITSHPNGTYSTGASSFSTQLPHHNFSVPQTSIPQTTLSSLPPYSTSSFHSTLGALTSVPQTALSFSSVPSSFVTSGSTYSTVGTNAFGTSGVSSGTTSTGLLQAISDPLQAMQQLSAQSQVNQLQQQAIIQQIQQSLRASSPTAPATTGHHFLGSRQMPKIPSSILPNPLDRLTNDNIVTEGQVDMLDIPGKGRCYVYIARFTYEPFQHSPNENPEAELPVQGGDYLLVWGQPDEDGFLDAETLDGRRGLVPANFVQKLIGDDLLEFHQAVLGLRDVDDSASTNIPQCYLQDIDLELAALEEGNRNRQAELSAYAELDNIAEEDEQEPPVPAPQHLTLERQLNKSVLIGWTAPENTHQLESYHVYVDGVLKVTVKATERTRALVEGVDSTRPHRISVRSVTHSRRTSRDAACTMVIGKDVALGPTAVKASNVTATSAVISWMPSNSNHQHVVCVNNVEVRTVKPGVYRHTITGLAPSTIYRVTVKAKNLRATHFEDQNTQAANNLACHVHFKTLPKGLPDPPVDIQVEAGPQDGTLLVTWQPVALNGSAVTGYAVYADGKKVTDVDSPTGDHALVDIHKLMGLNPKHITVRTKSRESQSGDSCATAIPCSVLRGGTATHLQHGSTHMQDQGQPQPSGTGQVDDPNRHRMGVVGQRYPSTPVPSHIRRHGNTRVDSHGQVIIETDENLSDKEIYPGQSMSQMGVPEITKDSASEANYSEEDDPSRRGRGMPLHHGSQHRYGSQMGQQGLPGTHRPGRMGGPAGRPQDPYYEHSTQGSQRGRTSSYRGRGMQAQGGASHPSSSAQQMNKRTRWFVALFDYDPKRMSPNPDACEEELPFSEGDTIKVYGEKDADGFYWGECHGRRGYVPYNMVEEIKDPNQPGQGQSGRRGRWGDIYASMPVKKMIALYDYDPHELSPNVDSQVELAFQTGNEIYVYGDLDDDGFYMGELNGVRGLVPSNFLTEAPDQPSQGQLPPGNRRPPGQSQGPGVRGPPPPPREPPTGHRRGKDACIVPVSVPVCHLDSRQQQQQQQPPSLMNNQQHQLQHQQNNPPHLAYQQANHHSYTTVTTSNQHGPTPMGAHQQGPVPPHLQQQGKGRGGAINRGSNVPGGMQGLGQQDYQQQNQPYQQQQQNPQNQNYQPQNQGYQQQGAGFGPQGQQFQQQQPQQQQQQQPNQPYSQQNQGSSMQGNQGTSKPMRGIPTVLPTPQAKAQPNTTQGQQQQPQQQQQQSTGPNLMQKFTEMAGASAGGDILSKGKELIFMKFGLGK; this comes from the exons ATGTTGCAGTGCTGTGGTGTTGGAGGTGGCGCTTCCACGGCACCTCAGGCTCCGCAGCTGCAGGATACCGGATCTGCTGTCGGGATTACCACCTCCACGAAAACCACCATCATGCAGGACGCAGTTCTTGAATCCATCCTCGAG CAAATGCGTGAAACGGAAGCTCGAAAAGCGGATCTGGAGCGCCAACATGCAGAGGCACAGAATCAGCTACACGAAAAGATAGCAGGACGATATCAAGGCCCGGAATCGGTTGAAGCATTGCAATCAAAGATAAGGGAACTTGAAAAGAAGACGGAGTTACAGATGGTCAGGCACGAAGAATTGTCCTTGGAATTAACAAGCCTGAGACGTGCACGAAGCAGAGGACCTATGGTGGGTCACTCGACGGTCCCGACTACTTGGCCTCCGACTGGTTCTGAAATTGACAGAATAATAGCAAAGATAGAACAAGATAATAG TGCTAGTAGAATGATACACGATTTGGATCATACTCGAGGATCCGTTACTACGCAACAACCCTCAGTTACACAGGGTATTTTGCGATCTAGCTCGGAAAACCTTCCTAATCTCTGTCAACATCAGCATCCACCTCCACATGCTTTGAACCTAGGAATGCCAACACAGATGAGCCAC TATGCAGGTTCACCTATGCCCTTAACGCCAATGATGCCAGGCTGTCCACCACTGACTCCGAACGGACCGCCGTATCACTACAGCGAAGCAATTCCACCAGCACCGTCGCTCTCCACTAGTCAATCGCAACCTGTTTTTCAACAAAAGATGCAACAGTATCAACAACAGCAACCGACACATACCGAGTTACAGAGCTCTCATTCTCAAAGTGTTCTGCAGGCACAGCAGAAGCAACAAACGCACACCCATTATACGAGTAATCAGTATCAGGAGAGTTATCCGCATACGCAAACCTATCAGCAGCCGCtccagcagcaacaacaacaacagccaCAACATTCGGCCTCTACAACGTACCTGACGTCATCGAGCCAAAGCATATTACCTCATTACTCCCAGCCCACACAGACCGCCCAAAGTTTTCAATTGAATGGAAGTCAGCAG GCAACGACATATCCAAGTTTGTCCATTACGTCGCATCCAAACGGAACCTATAGTACAGGAGCGAGTAGCTTTAGTACTCAACTACCGCATCACAACTTTTCCGTTCCACAGACAAGTATCCCACAAACTACGTTATCCTCGTTGCCACCCTATTCGACATCCTCCTTTCACTCTACTTTGGGTGCGCTTACCAGTGTACCTCAAACCGCTCTTTCCTTTTCGAGCGTACCGAGCAGTTTCGTCACTAGCGGATCGACCTATTCCACCGTCGGGACCAATGCTTTTGGCACGTCAGGCGTAAGCTCAG GAACCACATCGACAGGCTTATTACAAGCGATAAGCGATCCTCTTCAAGCGATGCAGCAACTTTCTGCTCAGTCTCAAGTCAATCAACTTCAACAGCAAGCTATCATCCAGCAGATTCAGCAAAGTTTACGCGCCAGTTCGCCGACAGCGCCTGCTACGACGGGTCATCATTTCCTTGGTTCAAGACAGATGCCAAAGATACCCAGTAGTATACTTCCTAATCCATTGGATCGACTGACCAATGACAATATTGTAACAGAGGGTCAAGTGGACATGCTGGATATACCCGGCAAAGGCAGATGTTACGTCTATATTGCTCGTTTTACATACGAGCCATTTCAACACTCGCCAAACGAAAATCCAGAAGCGGAGTTGCCTGTTCAGGGAGGCGATTATCTTCTTGTTTGGGGACAACCGGACGAAGATGGTTTTCTCGATGCAGAAACTCTTGACGGTAGACGCGGTCTCGTTCCAGCTAATTTCGTCCAAAAATTAATCGGCGATGACCTATTAGAATTTCATCAAGCCGTTCTTGGCCTCAGAGACGTTGATGATTCTGCTTCGACTAATATTCCCCAA tGTTATCTCCAGGATATTGATCTGGAGTTAGCGGCTTTAGAAGAAGGAAATCGAAATCGACAAGCTGAACTATCTGCTTACGCGGAGCTTGATAATATAGCGGAAGAAGACGAACAAGAGCCACCAG TTCCGGCGCCGCAGCACCTCACACTCGAGCGGCAATTGAACAAGAGCGTCTTAATTGGTTGGACGGCACCAGAAAATACTCATCAGTTGGAGTCCTATCACGTCTACGTGGACGGAGTGTTGAAGGTTACTGTGAAAGCAACTGAGAGGACCAGAGCATTGGTCGAGGGGGTTGATTCCACCAGG CCACACAGGATAAGCGTGCGATCAGTGACGCATTCACGAAGAACGTCTCGTGATGCCGCTTGCACAATGGTGATCGGTAAGGATGTAGCCTTGGGTCCAACTGCTGTCAAGGCGTCGAACGTAACCGCCACCAGTGCTGTCATATCGTGGATGCCGAGCAATAGTAATCATCAACACGTGGTTTGCGTGAATAACGTCGAAGTTAGGACGGTGAAGCCTGGTGTTTACAGACACACAATTACTGGTTTAGCACCCTCGACGATCTATAGGGTGACTGTTAAAGCGAAGAACCTGAGAGCGACGCACTTCGAGGACCAAAACACTCAAGCGGCAAACAATTTAGCATGTCACGTCCATTTCAAAACGTTGCCCAAAGGATTACCTGATCCTCCGGTCGATATCCAG GTGGAGGCTGGACCGCAGGACGGCACTTTGCTAGTGACCTGGCAGCCTGTTGCCCTAAACGGTTCGGCCGTCACCGGTTACGCGGTGTATGCCGATGGAAAAAAGGTCACCGACGTAGACAGCCCCACTGGTGACCACGCTCTGGTGGACATACATAAGCTTATGGGCTTGAACCCAAAGCACATCACAGTTAGGACAAAAAGCAGGGAAAGTCAATCGGGCGATAGCTGTGCTACTGCCATTCCTTGTAGCGTTCTTCGTGGCGGGACCGCGACTCATTTGCAACATGGATCTACGCACATGCAAGATCAAGGACAACCTCAGCCTTCCGGCACCGGGCAAGTGGACGACCCGAATAGACATCGTATGGGAGTTGTAGGTCAGAGATATCCATCGACTCCTGTACCATCTCACATAAGGCGACACGGCAATACTAGGGTTGACTCTCACGGCCAAGTTATCATCGAGACTGACGAAAATCTATccgataaagaaatttatccTGGACAGAGCATGTCCCAGATGG GAGTTCCAGAGATCACCAAAGATTCGGCAAGCGAAGCGAATTACAGCGAGGAAGATGATCCGTCACGCAGAGGTAGAGGAATGCCGTTGCATCATGGCAGCCAACATCGATACGGATCACAAATGGGACAGCAAGGACTTCCTGGGACACATCGACCCGGGAGAATGGGTGGTCCTGCTGGTAGACCTCAAGATCCTTACTATGAACACTCGACACAAG GAAGTCAGAGAGGTAGGACTTCTAGTTACCGTGGACGGGGAATGCAAGCTCAAGGTGGTGCCAGTCATCCATCGAGCAGTGCACAACAAATGAACAAGAGAACACGCTGGTTCGTTGCTCTATTCGATTATGACCCGAAAAGAATGTCACCCAATCCAGACGCATGCGAAGAAGAATTGCCATTCTCTGAAGGCGATACGATTAAG GTGTACGGTGAAAAAGACGCGGATGGATTTTATTGGGGAGAATGTCATGGTAGACGAGGATACGTTCCTTACAACATGGtcgaagaaattaaagatcCGAACCAGCCAGGACAGGGACAGTCAGGAAGGAGAGGAAGATGGGGAGATATCTACGCTAGCATGCCTGTAAAGAAAATGATAGCACTATACGATTATGACCCTCACGAATTATCTCCCAATGTCGATTCC CAAGTGGAACTGGCATTTCAAactggaaatgaaatttatgtctATGGTGATTTGGACGATGATGGATTTTATATGGGTGAATTAAATGGTGTGCGTGGCCTAGTACCGAGCAATTTCCTCACTGAAGCGCCTGATCAGCCGTCACAAGGACAACTTCCTCCAGGAAACAGAAGACCTCCTGGTCAAAGTCAAGGACCCGGAGTAAGAGGACCGCCTCCTCCGCCTCGAGAACCTCCTACTGGTCATCGACGAGGCAAAG ATGCCTGCATTGTGCCTGTGTCTGTCCCTGTCTGTCACTTAGACTCtagacaacaacaacaacaacaacaaccacCATCACTAATGAACAACCAACAACATCAACTCCAACATCAACAAAACAATCCACCGCATCTAGCGTACCAACAAGCGAATCACCACAGCTACACGACTGTAACCACGTCCAATCAACATGGGCCCACACCTATGGGTGCCCATCAGCAAGGCCCCGTACCACCCCACCTTCAACAGCAG GGGAAGGGGAGGGGAGGCGCGATCAATCGTGGTAGTAATGTGCCAGGAGGTATGCAGGGCCTTGGTCAGCAAGATTATCAGCAACAGAATCAACCGTACCAACAGCAACAGCAAAATCCTCAGAACCAAAACTATCAACCACAGAATCAAGGTTATCAACAGCAGGGTGCAGGATTCGGTCCCCAAGGCCAACAATTCCAGCAGCAACAGCctcagcagcagcaacagcagcaaccGAATCAGCCGTATTCGCAACAGAACCAAGGTTCCTCTATGCAAGGCAATCAGGGCACGAGTAAGCCGATGAGAGGAATACCAACGGTGTTACCGACGCCTCAAGCGAAGGCGCAACCGAATACTACTCAAGGCCAACAACAGCAACcacagcagcaacagcagcagagTACAGGGCCGAATCTGATGCAAAAATTCACGGAGATGGCCGGTGCGAGCGCTGGCGGCGATATCCTGTCGAAAGGGAAAGAACTGATTTTCATGAAGTTCGGACTAGGCAAGTGA